The Lagopus muta isolate bLagMut1 chromosome 8, bLagMut1 primary, whole genome shotgun sequence genome contains a region encoding:
- the C1QL2 gene encoding complement C1q-like protein 2 isoform X1 codes for MSPRGAAGPRATITSHGGKEDLLSLAARLWQRRRRLLAAAGLALAMAVALLVAVPLLLLQAPAESGAHYEMMGTCRMICDPYSGARPPGPGSTAAVEALQDLGANPPPPFAQGPKGEPGRPGKPGPRGPPGEPGPPGPRGPPGERGDAGKPGLPGLPLAGTGGGGGSGGGAAAGGEAAGGLSAAFGGPRIAFYVGLKSPHEGYEVLKFDDVVTNLGNHYEPASGKFTCQVRGIYFFTYHILMRGGDGTSMWADLCKNGQVRASAIAQDADQNYDYASNSVVLHLDSGDEVYVKLDGGKAHGGNNNKYSTFSGFLLYPD; via the exons ATGTCACCGCGC GGAGCGGCCGGCCCCCGCGCCACCATTACCTCGCACGGAGGCAAGGAGGACCTGCTCTCTCTCGCCGCCCGGCTCTGGCAGCGGAGGAGGCGGCTGCTGGCCGCCGCCGGGCTCGCCCTGGCCATGGCCGTCGCTCTGCTCGTCGCCGtacccctgctgctgctgcaggcgcCCGCCGAGAGCGGTGCCCACTACGAGATGATGGGCACCTGCCGCATGATCTGCGACCCCTACAGCGGCGCCCGTCCGCCCGGCCCCGGCAGCACCGCCGCCGTGGAGGCCCTGCAGGACCTGGGGGCCAATCCCCCGCCGCCCTTCGCGCAGGGACCGAAGGGGGAACCGGGCCGGCCGGGCAAGCCAGGACCCCGCGGCCCCCCCGGGGAGCCGGGCCCGCCGGGCCCTCGGGGGCCGCCGGGGGAGCGGGGGGATGCGGGGAAGCCGGGGCTGCCCGGGCTGCCGCTGGCGGGgacgggcggcggcggcggcagcggcggaggagcggcggcgggcggcgagGCGGCGGGCGGGCTGAGCGCTGCCTTCGGGGGGCCGCGCATAGCCTTCTACGTGGGGCTGAAGAGTCCCCACGAGGGCTACGAGGTGCTCAAGTTCGACGACGTGGTGACCAACCTGGGCAATCACTACGAGCCGGCCAGCGGCAAGTTCACCTGCCAGGTGCGCGGCATCTACTTCTTCACCTACCACATCCTCATGCGGGGCGGCGACGGCACCAGCATGTGGGCCGACCTCTGCAAGAACGGGCAG GTGCGGGCCAGCGCCATCGCGCAGGACGCCGACCAGAACTACGACTACGCCAGCAACAGCGTGGTGCTGCACCTGGACTCCGGCGACGAGGTGTACGTCAAGCTGGACGGAGGCAAGGCGCACGGGGGCAACAACAATAAGTACAGCACTTTCTCTGGCTTTCTTTTATACCCCGATTAA
- the C1QL2 gene encoding complement C1q-like protein 2 isoform X2, producing MAVALLVAVPLLLLQAPAESGAHYEMMGTCRMICDPYSGARPPGPGSTAAVEALQDLGANPPPPFAQGPKGEPGRPGKPGPRGPPGEPGPPGPRGPPGERGDAGKPGLPGLPLAGTGGGGGSGGGAAAGGEAAGGLSAAFGGPRIAFYVGLKSPHEGYEVLKFDDVVTNLGNHYEPASGKFTCQVRGIYFFTYHILMRGGDGTSMWADLCKNGQVRASAIAQDADQNYDYASNSVVLHLDSGDEVYVKLDGGKAHGGNNNKYSTFSGFLLYPD from the exons ATGGCCGTCGCTCTGCTCGTCGCCGtacccctgctgctgctgcaggcgcCCGCCGAGAGCGGTGCCCACTACGAGATGATGGGCACCTGCCGCATGATCTGCGACCCCTACAGCGGCGCCCGTCCGCCCGGCCCCGGCAGCACCGCCGCCGTGGAGGCCCTGCAGGACCTGGGGGCCAATCCCCCGCCGCCCTTCGCGCAGGGACCGAAGGGGGAACCGGGCCGGCCGGGCAAGCCAGGACCCCGCGGCCCCCCCGGGGAGCCGGGCCCGCCGGGCCCTCGGGGGCCGCCGGGGGAGCGGGGGGATGCGGGGAAGCCGGGGCTGCCCGGGCTGCCGCTGGCGGGgacgggcggcggcggcggcagcggcggaggagcggcggcgggcggcgagGCGGCGGGCGGGCTGAGCGCTGCCTTCGGGGGGCCGCGCATAGCCTTCTACGTGGGGCTGAAGAGTCCCCACGAGGGCTACGAGGTGCTCAAGTTCGACGACGTGGTGACCAACCTGGGCAATCACTACGAGCCGGCCAGCGGCAAGTTCACCTGCCAGGTGCGCGGCATCTACTTCTTCACCTACCACATCCTCATGCGGGGCGGCGACGGCACCAGCATGTGGGCCGACCTCTGCAAGAACGGGCAG GTGCGGGCCAGCGCCATCGCGCAGGACGCCGACCAGAACTACGACTACGCCAGCAACAGCGTGGTGCTGCACCTGGACTCCGGCGACGAGGTGTACGTCAAGCTGGACGGAGGCAAGGCGCACGGGGGCAACAACAATAAGTACAGCACTTTCTCTGGCTTTCTTTTATACCCCGATTAA